Within Lactobacillus amylovorus DSM 20531, the genomic segment GAACTATTTTGGATCAAACTGGTGCGGAGAAACTACTGGGTCGTGGTGATATGCTTTATATGCCAATTGGTGCTTCAAAACCTGAACGTGTTCAAGGAGCTTATATTGCTAGTGATGAAGTTGAACGCGTGATTGATTGGGTTAAGAAACAGCAAAAAGTCGATTACGATGAAACAATGATTCCTAAAAAAGGTGAGAGTACATCAAATGATGTAGGCAATAATGACGAACCAGAAGATGAGTTCTATAATCAAGCTGTCGATTTGGTTCGTCGTCAGCAAACTGCCAGTGTATCAATGCTGCAAAGACGCTTTAGAATAGGCTATAACCGTGCGGCTAGAATCGTTGATGAGATGGAAGCCAAAGGAATCGTTGGCCCATCAGAGGGATCAAAGCCGCGCCAAGTATTGGTGCCACCAGTAAAGAATGAAGGTAACTCAAACAATGCTAACAACTAATATTGAAATTAGAAAAAATAAAAAATTTACAACAGCCGTAGTGGGCTGTTTTTTGCGTTTGCCACTTACTAGTCACAATCTTGCCTTTTCTAGTTTGCTTGCACGCTTGCAGATGAACACTTCATTGGCTTATCCAACGATTGCTACTCAGCAACAGAAGTTGGCCCAGCTGTATGATCTGCAATTTGATGTATTACCACAGCTTTTTGGTAAAGAGATCATTCTTACTTATTATGCTAATTTTGTAGAACCAGCTGAAATTCTTGATCCGGATTATACATATGACGAAATAATTGAGACGCTTAGTCAAATCATTAAGTCGCCTTCATATGATCAAAATCTACTTGCTTATGCAAAGCGCCAGCTGGAAGAAGATTATAATGAACTAATGGAACAGCCAGCTAATTATGCCATCGATCGTTTCTTTAAATTATGGTATCGAGATCACCCTGATTATGCGGAAAACTTTATGGGGCCAATTCAAGAAATCAAAGATGCTGGCTTAGACGAAATGAACAATTTTGTTAGCAGCTTGCGCGACGTGCCCATGGCAGTACTAGGCATGGCCCGCGACAATAATCAATTAACCAAATTGGTTAACCAATACTTTAGAGGTGCCGGCATTATCAAACAATTTGAGGTAGACGATTTAACTATTCCGGCAGAAAATAATCCACTTGAAAAGACGGAAGAGCAAGATAATGCTCAAGCACAATTATTAATGGGCTTTGGTTTTAAGCAAAAAATCACGTATCAAGGTCAAATTGCCGGTTTACTATTAAGTCAATATTTAGCTGGTGATCAATCTTCAAAGCTATTTAATCAAATTCGTGAAAAACTAGGCGCAGCTTATGATGTAGAAGCAAATAGTTTTGCTAATAACAATTTGTTTTTGATAAATGCTGGACTTGATCCGGCTAAAATCGAAGATGCTAAACGAATCGTATTTAATGAAATGCAACGGGTAGCAGATGGAGAGATTGATGAAGCTTTGTTTAAGAAGTCTAAAAAATCGCTTGAGCGTAACACTAAGATTGGCTTAGACGGACAAAACTGGCAGTTAGGACAGGTCCTGCGCAGTGCACTATTTCCTGAGTATACGAATTTTGATCGTGCAGCTGCAATTAAACGAGCAACGTCTCATCAATTGGTCGATTTTGTTAAAAATCTATTCTTTAATGAAAGCTATATTTTAAAATGATCATACCTAAGATAATTAAGAGAGAATATAAATCAGGCTTTAAGGCCGAAGTTATTTTAAAACCACATTTTTATCAACGTTTTTTTGGCATTATTATTGATTTTGGAAGCAGTGATCCACAAAAAGTTGCCGGTTCAGCCCATTTTTTAGAGCATAAATTATTTGCTAAAAAAGATGGTGACATTTCTCATAAATTTGAAGAAATCGGTGCAGATGTAAATGCCTTTACTTCGTTCAATGAAACAATGTTTTATTGCAGCGGCATTGACCATACGCCTAAAATGATTGATCTGTTGTTTGAACTAGTTGGCCAGCCATATTTCACCAAGCAAAACATCGCTAAGGAAGCACCAATTATTACGCAAGAGCTGGCAATGTATAAAAACGATCCTATTTGGGGCATCAATAATGCCATTATGACTGAGATGTTTGGTCATTCTAACTTAGGCGTCGAGGTAGTTGGTACAGAAAAATCAATTGCTAGCGTAAATAAAAGTAATTTAACTGATGCTTATAGTAAGAATTATGTCCCAGCAAAAATGCAGTTTATTGCATGTGGCGATTTCTCAGATAACCAAGTTAAGACGATCTTGAGACAAGTTGGAAAATTACAAGAAAAATACTTCCAAGCTGCTAAGGTAGAACTAGATCAAAAAGAAGCACCCGTGGGTGAAATGAAGGACATAGTTTTGCCTGTAAAGGGAAATTCTAGAGCGTTCGGAATTGGTATTCGTTTTGAAAACTTTAAGAAAGTATTATCAAGTTTTGATTTGACTCAAATTCTGCTTGAAATAATGTTAGAATCAAAATTAAGTGTGATGGGAACTTGGTTTGAAGAGATGCGAGATAAACAAATATTGACCAATCCGCTTCAAATCTCAGTTAATTACACTAGACAGGGCGATTTTACGACCATTTTTGGTGTAAGCCAACAAGCTGACAAAGCAATTCAAGAAATAAAGCGTGAGTTGACTAAGCCAGTAGCTAAGAATTCTGAAGAATATCATTTTCTTGAGAAGAATTTTGCTTTGCAAAAAGAAGAATGGTTAGCACGTACTGTTAGGACAATGAATGATCTTTCATCTTTGGCAATTGAAATGATTGAGGAAAATCTGGATCATGAAAATTTGGATTTGAATTTGAAGAAGCTACAAGTAATGGGCTTTGACGAATTTAATCAGTTATGCAAACAATTGATGAAAGATAGTACAATTTGTTCAGCTTATTTAGATCCTGATAGGGAGTGATATTGAATGAAGCGAGCAATTGTGTTTGGTGCAACCGGTGGAATCGGGCAAGAGATTTGCCGAGATTTAGCCGCTGAAGGCTGGTCGCTCTACTTGCACTACAATTCACATGAGCAAACGGCATTGGACCTAGGCAAAGAGTTATTTGATAAATATCCTAGTCAAGATTTTTTACCAATTAAATTGGATTTTGCATCAAGTGATGCTGAGCTGGCAGACTTTGTAAAAAAGCTTTTGCCAGTAAATGCAGCTGTCTTTGCTCAAGGAATTACCAAGTACGGTTTTTTAGGCGATGAAACACTTGATAACATTACTAAGTTAATCAATGTAAACCTTACTGTACCGATAAAACTGACTAAGCTGTTAGAACCGCAATTAATGCGGCAAGACTATAGTCGGATAGTTTATCTAGGATCCGTTTATGGCGGCGTAGGCAGCGCGCTTGAGGCTGTTTATAGCGCAACTAAAGGCGGGTTAACGCGTTTTGCCCAGGCATATGCTCGTGAAGTCGCATCTAATAATTTAACGGTTAACGTGATTGCTCCAGGTGCCGTTAAAACTAACATGAATGCCATCTTTTCTGAAGATACGATTCAGGAAGTACAAGATGAGATTCCTATGGGACGTTGGGCTAAAGCAAATGATATTTCATATTGGGTAACGACTTTGTTAAATAAGCGTAGCGGCTACTTAACAGGGCAAACTATTTATGTAACTGGCGGCTGGCTTTTATAACTAAGACGTTGCAAGTGAATTTTTATGGTATACTCAATTTGTTAAACTTAATTTTGAAGAGGTAAATATGGCAGACATCGGAGATAAATTAAAGAGCGCCAGAGAGGCTAAAGGACTTTCAATTCAAGATATCGAAAAGGCAACTAAGATTCAAAGCAGATATCTTGAAGCAATTGAAAACAATGAATTTGATAAGCTTCCAGGTGATTTTTACGTTAGAGCATTTATTAGACAATATGCTCAAGTTGTTGGCTTAGATGGTAAGGAACTTCTTAGCGACTATCATGAAGATATTCCTGAATCCAAGCCGGATGAATACGTAGAAAACTCGATTGACAATAAGAGTGAAGAAGTACGTGAGACTACTGATAATAAGAAGAATCTGTGGAAGAATTACTTGCCACGGATTGCGATCGGCCTTGGTGTTATTATCGTAATCTTGGTTGTATATGTCTTATATGCACGCTTATCATCTGGTGGTCAACAAAATGAAGCAGATAATAGTGGTGTAACTGTTTCATCACAAAAATCATCATCTTCTTCATCAAAGAAGCCAGCTAAGAAGGTGGCTGTAAGTCAAGTTAGGGTTAAGAAGATCAGTGATAACGAATACCGTGTTACTGGTTTGAAGAATAACCGTCGTTTAGTTGTTCGTGCAGGCTCAACTCAAAATATTTCTGCTAGCGTATCTACTGACGGCAATACTATTTGGCAATCAACTTTAATCGCTAAGCAAAAGCATACTGTGGCTCTCCCATCTAATGTACAACGAGTAGTAATAACTTTAGGTAACGACAATGGTACTTCAATTACCATCGGTGGCAAGAAGATTCCTTATGCACCAAACAATGCATACCGTACCATTACTTTGTTGATTGGTAAGGCTAAGAGAACTTCACATAATTCTAATACCCAAAACGATTCAAACAACACAAACGATAACAATTCTACTAACAACGGTGGTTCAAATACTCAAAGCAGCCAAACTCAAAGTAGCAAAACCACTACTAGCAGAACTGAAACTCAAAGTAGCCGTACGCAATCATCAACTACTCAAAGTAGTCAAGCTAATGAACAAAGCAGACAAACACAACAATCATCTGCTGCGCAATCATCAACTACTACCCAAGGTAACGCTGGTGGTAACAACGGCGGTGGCAACAACGGAAACAATGGTAATTAAGGCTTAGGAGAAGTAAAGAATAATGAATTTACCTAATAAACTTACTGTATTTAGAATCTTTTTGATTCCAGTATTTATGTTAATTATAATTTTTGGTGGGGATGCACATACGGTAGCTGCAGGTTACACCGTTTACTGGAGTAGAGTAATTGCTGCGATCGTATTCGCAATTGCTTCAGCAACCGACTGGTTTGACGGTCATATTGCTCGTTCACGTAACATGGTTACTAACTTTGGTAAGTTTGCTGACCCATTGGCAGACAAGATGCTAACTATGACTGCATTTATTTACTTAGTTGACTTAAAGCTTGCTCCAGCATGGGTTGTAGCAATTATCGTTTGCCGTGAATTAGCAGTTACTGGTTTGCGTTTAATCTTGGCAGAAAACAAAGGCCAAGTTTTGGCAGCTAAGATGCCAGGTAAGATTAAGACCACTTGCCAAATGCTTTCAATCATTTTCTTGTTGATTGGTAACTTCTGGTACATTGGTACTATCTTACTTTACTTAGCATTGATCTTTACTATTTACTCAGGTTACGACTACTTCCACCAATCATGGGGCGTATTCAAGGGTTCAATGTAATAGATTATTAATAATTGATTAAAAGAAGCAAGTTTTTGCTTCTTTTTTTATTTTCTCAGAAAAAAATGAGCCTTTTTTGCGTAATAAAAAGTGTAGGGAAAATGGTTTGAACATTCGTTTGCATTTTGCTTGCAAATTGGTTGTTGAACAAAGTATAATTATTAAGTACGAAAATTTAGGAGGTAGCAATGGCCAAAGATGAAAAGCAAGCTGCATTAGACGCAGCTCTTAAGAAAATTGAAAAGAACTTTGGAAAAGGTGCCGTTATGCGTATGGGTGAAAAAGCAGATACGCAAATTTCAACAGTGCCAACCGGTTCACTTGCCTTAGATGCCGCTATTGGTGTTGGTGGTTATCCTCGTGGCAGAATTATCGAAATTTATGGTCCAGAATCATCTGGTAAGACTACTGTAGCCCTTCATGCAGTTGCTGAAGTGCAAAAACGTGGCGGAACAGCTGCTTATATCGATGCCGAAAACGCAATGGATCCGGCTTACGCAGAAGCTTTGGGCGTGGACATTGATTCATTGATTCTTTCACAACCTAATACTGGTGAAGAAGGTTTGCAAATTGCCGATACCTTGATTTCCAGTGGTGCGATTGACATTGTGGTAGTTGACTCTGTAGCTGCCTTAGTACCACGTGCCGAAATTGAAGGTGAGATGGGGGATGCTCACGTCGGCTTGCAAGCTCGTTTGATGAGTCAAGCTTTGCGTAAATTATCAGGTACCATTTCTAAGACTAAGACAATTGCGATATTTATTAACCAGATCCGTGAAAAAGTTGGTGTCATGTTTGGTAACCCTGAAACCACACCAGGTGGTCGAGCACTTAAGTTCTACTCAACTATTCGTCTTGAAGTAAGAAGAGCAGAACAAATTAAGCAATCAGGTGATGTTCTTGGTAACCGCGTTAAGATTAAGGTTGTTAAGAACAAGGTTGCTCCACCATTCAAGGTTGCCGAAGTTGATATCATGTATGGCAAGGGTATTTCACAAAGTGGTGAATTGCTTGATATGGCTGCCGACAAGGATATTATTGATAAGGCTGGTTCATGGTACTCATACAAGAATGACCGAATTGGCCAAGGGCGTGAGAATGCCAAGAAGTATCTTGAAGATCACCCAGATATTTATCAAGATATTCAAGAACAGGTTCGTAAGGCTTATGGAATTGACGAAAAGTCAATTGCTGATCGCGAGAATCCTGAAAAGATCAAGGAAAAGCGTGAAGAAGCACAACAAGAAGAATCTGATGCCAAAGATGCTGAAAAAACTAAATAATATTAGTCTTTACCTTGGAATTTATTCCAAGGTTTTTTTATCATGATTGACATGGACTCATAGGTTCTTTATCATAAAAGTTGTGTGAATAATTCTAAAAAAAGGCGATAGTAATCATGAATACAATAATTATGATTCCCGTCGCAACTGCCATTGTTTCACTTTTGGTGGGTACAGGTATTGGTTATGCAATTCGTAAGCATTCTTGGGAACAAAAGGCCCAGAATGCGCAAAATGATGCAGACCATATTTTGGCTGATGCTAAAGCACAGGTAGCTGCCGCTGAAGCAGAAGTCAACGCACAAAAGCAAGCAGCAGAAGCTGTTAAGCAAAGTGCTGAAAATACTAAGAAAGAAAAGATTCTTGAAGCTCAAGAACAAATTCGTGATTTTAGGCAAAAAACCGAAGATGAGTTAAATGTCAAAAAGGACAACTTAGCTCGGGAAAAGAACCGTTTACAACAACGTGAAGATACCTTAGATCATAAGACTTCTTTGTTAGATGAAAGAGAAACTGGACTCACGCAAAAAGAAGATCAATTAAAGCAGCAAGATGCTAGCTTACAGGCGAAGTTAACTGAGGCTGATGAATTAGTTGAAACCAGACGGCAAAAACTTTATGACGTAGCTAAATTAGACAAGGAACAAGCTAAAAAGATTGTTCTTGATCAATTATCTGATGAATTAGTTAAAGAACGGGCTGAAATGATCAGAAACAGCAATGAAGAAGTTAAAGCTAAAGCTGATCATTTTGCCAATCAAGTCATTGTTGATGCCATTCAAAGCAGTGCAGCAGATACTGTAGCCGAGACTACCGTATCTGTTGTTGACTTGCCAAATGAAGAAATGAAGGGACGGATTATTGGTCGTGAAGGTCGCAACATCCGTTCATTTGAGGCTTTAACTGGAATCGATCTAATTATCGATGACACACCAAAAGTTGTCACACTGAGTGGTTTCGATCCTATTAGACGTGAAATTGCCAAGAGAGCAATGGAACGATTAATAAAGGATGGTCGAATTCACCCAGCTCGCATTGAGGAAATGGTTGATAAGGCCAGAAAAGAAGTAAACGACGATATTTACGAAGCTGGTGAAAGTGCCTTGATGGAATTAGGTATCCATCGAATGAACCCTGAGTTGGTTAAGACACTTGGTCGCTTGAAGTATCGTACTTCATATGGACAAAATGTTTTGTCTCACTCAATTGAAGTCGGCAAGCTAGCAGGTACTATGGCTGCGGAACTTGGTCTAGATGAAAAACTAGCGGTTCGCGCGGGATTATTACACGATATTGGTAAAGCCATCGATCATGATATCGAAGGTTCCCACGTAGAAATTGGGGTTGAATTAACCAGAAAATATCATGAACCCGATGTTGTAGTTAACGCGATTGCTGCTCACCACGGTGATGTGCCTAAGTTATCGTTTATTGCTGAACTTGTTGTTGCAGCAGATACGATTTCTTCAGCTCGTCCAGGTGCAAGAAGCGAGAGTTTGGAAAATTACATTAGACGTTTAACTGAACTAGAAAAAATTGCTAAGAGCTATCAAGGCGTTAAGCAAGCTTATGCTATTCAAGCAGGGCGTGAAGTTCGAGTTATGGTTGAGCCTGATGAAATTTCAGATGATCGAACAGTAATTTTGGCACGTGATATCCGTAATCAAGTAGAAAAGGAACTGGATTATCCAGGAAATATCAAGATTACCGTTATCCGTGAAAAACGTGTTGTAGCAATTGCTAAATAAAGAAAAAGGTTTGGAATGCAAAGTTCCAAACCTTTTTTCGTTATTTGTACAAAAGCTTGTCTACTTGTATAATTAGAACAAGTATATAAGGAAAGTAGCCACATATGTTTAAAATTATTGTTGAATTATTCTTATTAGTAATTATTTCAGCGGCCATTACACCTTTTATTAGGCGTCTTGCCTTTGTACTGGGTGCCGTTGATAATCCTAATGCTCGTCGTGTTAATAAGAAACCAATGCCAACTATCGGGGGACTAGGCATTTTCGTTACTTTTAACATTGGCGCTTTTGTGCTTTTAAGAGAGCAGTTCCCTACTCATGAAATTTTTTCAATTCTGCTAGCTTCCAGTGTAATCGTGCTGACAGGATTAATTGATGATATTTTGGAATTGAAGCCTAGACAAAAAATGTTTGGTATTTTTATTGCCGCGCTGATCATCTATTTCTTAGCGGGCATCAGAATGAACGTGTTGAAGCTTCCTTTCATTACACATGAAATCAATTTGGGCTGGTGGAGTTTTCCAATTACCATTTTCTGGATATTAGCGTTAACTAATGCTGTTAACTTAATCGATGGATTGGATGGACTAGCCGATGGAGTTTCGATGATTTCTTTAACCACAATGGGAATTGTCGGATATTTCTTCTTGCACACGCATCAGCTTTACGTGCCAATTGCTTGTTTCATGCTGGCAGCTTGTTTATTAGGCTTTTTGCCATATAATTTCCACCCAGCTAAGATCTTTTTAGGCGATACTGGTGCGCTCTATATCGGTTTTATGATCGCGGTTTTATCGTTAAAGGGCTTGAAGAACGTCACCTTTATTTCATTGCTCGTACCAATCATTATTTTAGGTGTGCCAATCACCGATACGGTTTATGCAATGATTAGACGTAAGCTTAATAAAAAGCCGATTTCAGAAGCTGACAAGCACCACTTGCACCACCAGTTAATGCGAATGGGGTTAACTCATAGACAAACAGTGTTAACTATTTACGCATTATCATTAGTCTTTTCATTTATTTCACTATTATTCTTGCTTTCACCAGCTTGGGGTACTTGGCTCTTGATCATCGGCTTGCTATTTGCTCTTGAGTATTTCGTGGAATCGATTGGATTATTAGGTGAAAAATATCATCCTTTGATGCATGTAATT encodes:
- a CDS encoding M16 family metallopeptidase; the protein is MLTTNIEIRKNKKFTTAVVGCFLRLPLTSHNLAFSSLLARLQMNTSLAYPTIATQQQKLAQLYDLQFDVLPQLFGKEIILTYYANFVEPAEILDPDYTYDEIIETLSQIIKSPSYDQNLLAYAKRQLEEDYNELMEQPANYAIDRFFKLWYRDHPDYAENFMGPIQEIKDAGLDEMNNFVSSLRDVPMAVLGMARDNNQLTKLVNQYFRGAGIIKQFEVDDLTIPAENNPLEKTEEQDNAQAQLLMGFGFKQKITYQGQIAGLLLSQYLAGDQSSKLFNQIREKLGAAYDVEANSFANNNLFLINAGLDPAKIEDAKRIVFNEMQRVADGEIDEALFKKSKKSLERNTKIGLDGQNWQLGQVLRSALFPEYTNFDRAAAIKRATSHQLVDFVKNLFFNESYILK
- a CDS encoding M16 family metallopeptidase, with the protein product MIIPKIIKREYKSGFKAEVILKPHFYQRFFGIIIDFGSSDPQKVAGSAHFLEHKLFAKKDGDISHKFEEIGADVNAFTSFNETMFYCSGIDHTPKMIDLLFELVGQPYFTKQNIAKEAPIITQELAMYKNDPIWGINNAIMTEMFGHSNLGVEVVGTEKSIASVNKSNLTDAYSKNYVPAKMQFIACGDFSDNQVKTILRQVGKLQEKYFQAAKVELDQKEAPVGEMKDIVLPVKGNSRAFGIGIRFENFKKVLSSFDLTQILLEIMLESKLSVMGTWFEEMRDKQILTNPLQISVNYTRQGDFTTIFGVSQQADKAIQEIKRELTKPVAKNSEEYHFLEKNFALQKEEWLARTVRTMNDLSSLAIEMIEENLDHENLDLNLKKLQVMGFDEFNQLCKQLMKDSTICSAYLDPDRE
- the ymfI gene encoding elongation factor P 5-aminopentanone reductase, translated to MKRAIVFGATGGIGQEICRDLAAEGWSLYLHYNSHEQTALDLGKELFDKYPSQDFLPIKLDFASSDAELADFVKKLLPVNAAVFAQGITKYGFLGDETLDNITKLINVNLTVPIKLTKLLEPQLMRQDYSRIVYLGSVYGGVGSALEAVYSATKGGLTRFAQAYAREVASNNLTVNVIAPGAVKTNMNAIFSEDTIQEVQDEIPMGRWAKANDISYWVTTLLNKRSGYLTGQTIYVTGGWLL
- a CDS encoding helix-turn-helix domain-containing protein translates to MADIGDKLKSAREAKGLSIQDIEKATKIQSRYLEAIENNEFDKLPGDFYVRAFIRQYAQVVGLDGKELLSDYHEDIPESKPDEYVENSIDNKSEEVRETTDNKKNLWKNYLPRIAIGLGVIIVILVVYVLYARLSSGGQQNEADNSGVTVSSQKSSSSSSKKPAKKVAVSQVRVKKISDNEYRVTGLKNNRRLVVRAGSTQNISASVSTDGNTIWQSTLIAKQKHTVALPSNVQRVVITLGNDNGTSITIGGKKIPYAPNNAYRTITLLIGKAKRTSHNSNTQNDSNNTNDNNSTNNGGSNTQSSQTQSSKTTTSRTETQSSRTQSSTTQSSQANEQSRQTQQSSAAQSSTTTQGNAGGNNGGGNNGNNGN
- the pgsA gene encoding CDP-diacylglycerol--glycerol-3-phosphate 3-phosphatidyltransferase, yielding MNLPNKLTVFRIFLIPVFMLIIIFGGDAHTVAAGYTVYWSRVIAAIVFAIASATDWFDGHIARSRNMVTNFGKFADPLADKMLTMTAFIYLVDLKLAPAWVVAIIVCRELAVTGLRLILAENKGQVLAAKMPGKIKTTCQMLSIIFLLIGNFWYIGTILLYLALIFTIYSGYDYFHQSWGVFKGSM
- the recA gene encoding recombinase RecA → MAKDEKQAALDAALKKIEKNFGKGAVMRMGEKADTQISTVPTGSLALDAAIGVGGYPRGRIIEIYGPESSGKTTVALHAVAEVQKRGGTAAYIDAENAMDPAYAEALGVDIDSLILSQPNTGEEGLQIADTLISSGAIDIVVVDSVAALVPRAEIEGEMGDAHVGLQARLMSQALRKLSGTISKTKTIAIFINQIREKVGVMFGNPETTPGGRALKFYSTIRLEVRRAEQIKQSGDVLGNRVKIKVVKNKVAPPFKVAEVDIMYGKGISQSGELLDMAADKDIIDKAGSWYSYKNDRIGQGRENAKKYLEDHPDIYQDIQEQVRKAYGIDEKSIADRENPEKIKEKREEAQQEESDAKDAEKTK
- the rny gene encoding ribonuclease Y gives rise to the protein MNTIIMIPVATAIVSLLVGTGIGYAIRKHSWEQKAQNAQNDADHILADAKAQVAAAEAEVNAQKQAAEAVKQSAENTKKEKILEAQEQIRDFRQKTEDELNVKKDNLAREKNRLQQREDTLDHKTSLLDERETGLTQKEDQLKQQDASLQAKLTEADELVETRRQKLYDVAKLDKEQAKKIVLDQLSDELVKERAEMIRNSNEEVKAKADHFANQVIVDAIQSSAADTVAETTVSVVDLPNEEMKGRIIGREGRNIRSFEALTGIDLIIDDTPKVVTLSGFDPIRREIAKRAMERLIKDGRIHPARIEEMVDKARKEVNDDIYEAGESALMELGIHRMNPELVKTLGRLKYRTSYGQNVLSHSIEVGKLAGTMAAELGLDEKLAVRAGLLHDIGKAIDHDIEGSHVEIGVELTRKYHEPDVVVNAIAAHHGDVPKLSFIAELVVAADTISSARPGARSESLENYIRRLTELEKIAKSYQGVKQAYAIQAGREVRVMVEPDEISDDRTVILARDIRNQVEKELDYPGNIKITVIREKRVVAIAK
- a CDS encoding glycosyltransferase family 4 protein translates to MFKIIVELFLLVIISAAITPFIRRLAFVLGAVDNPNARRVNKKPMPTIGGLGIFVTFNIGAFVLLREQFPTHEIFSILLASSVIVLTGLIDDILELKPRQKMFGIFIAALIIYFLAGIRMNVLKLPFITHEINLGWWSFPITIFWILALTNAVNLIDGLDGLADGVSMISLTTMGIVGYFFLHTHQLYVPIACFMLAACLLGFLPYNFHPAKIFLGDTGALYIGFMIAVLSLKGLKNVTFISLLVPIIILGVPITDTVYAMIRRKLNKKPISEADKHHLHHQLMRMGLTHRQTVLTIYALSLVFSFISLLFLLSPAWGTWLLIIGLLFALEYFVESIGLLGEKYHPLMHVIQKIINQKIRVDPTVEVWHLGDEKPDQLKSKKDQDKKE